Part of the Permianibacter fluminis genome, TTGCTGCTTCGCTCCGATCTGCTCAATCAGGCCGAGCAAATTATCGAGCAGTGGCAAGTGGTGTCCTTGCAAGTCAAGGACGCCATTCCGGAAGCCGATTTGCGCGTTGGCTTTGCGGTCAGTGCGCCAGCCGGGGTGCGGGTATTGACCGCCAAGGCGCCGGCCACAGAGCAAGTTGCCGCCGCCTGGCAAGTGGGTTGGCTGCCCGATGGTTTCACACTGCGCAGCCAGCAAATGCAGCACCGCAATGACAGCACGGTGCCGGTGCAGCATCTGCTGTTTTCCGATGGCGTGGCGTCGATTTCGGTTTATGTCAGCTTGCCGCCACAAGGCGTCAACAGCCTGGAGCGGACCTGGCGCAAAGGAGCGATGACCATTGTTGAAACTGCAGACCGTGAGCGCCGGGTCACCGTCGTTGGCGATATTCCGAGCCAGACCGCCCGCCGGATTGCCGGTTCGGTGAAAGCGCTGCCGGTAAAGCCCGAGGCCAAGGCTGAAACAAAAGCCGCGGCCAAATCGAGCGACTCGCTCTGAACCGGTGACAACCCGCTGATCATGCTGGAACAACGGGCTGAAGTTATTGCTATCGCAGGCAATCAAATGCAGCTACGCCCACTGCAGCGCGCCGATTGTCCCCGCTGCGCAGCGGGGAATGGCTGCGGTGCCCAATTGTTCAGCGCCAAGACCAACTCAACCGCTACGCTGTCGGTGGCCACGTCGGAAGATTGTGTGGTTGCCTGCGGTGATGTCGTCGTGGTCGGGATGCAGCCGCAACTGCTGCAACGTGCCGCGTTATGGTTGTACGGCGTTCCACTGCTCGTGATGCTCCTTACCGTTGCGTTGGCGGCGGCGGCGTCCCTTCCGGAAAGTGTGCAGGTGCTGCTGACGGCACTGGTGTTGGTGGCCTCGTTCTGGTTGGTTCGCCAGCGCTTGAGCAGGTTGACGCGGCAGCCGGTACTGACCTTGCTGCGACGGGAAGTGCTCGACTCGCCGTGTTCAGACAATGCTCGCTCTGCTGCGGCATCACCGCCCGGCGACCGCTGAAACACTTGTTTACCAGCACACGACTCTTGCGCGACCACTGCGTGGAACAGTAGCCGATCGGCGTGGTCACAATAGCCGATTTGCGCTGGCAACCTGGCCGTCGTCGAACGCGAATTGCTGCCGCTTTCAATCTGACGGCAATTCGATTGCCGCAGGTCGCCGCGCCAACACGAGTTTTGTTTTTCTGTTTTCACAAACCACAGGTGTGAACAAAGAATGCGTACATTGCTGAAATCGGCAGCCGTCGCTGCCTTGCTCTTGTTCGGCTTTGCTGCCCGGGCCGGAATCAATTTGCCGGACTTTACTCCCTTGGTCGAAGAGGTGAGCCCGGTGGTCACCTCAATCAGTACCGACATCAAGGCCTCCGGGCGTACGCGCGGCGGACCGAGTGGCTCCGGTTTC contains:
- a CDS encoding SoxR reducing system RseC family protein; protein product: MQLRPLQRADCPRCAAGNGCGAQLFSAKTNSTATLSVATSEDCVVACGDVVVVGMQPQLLQRAALWLYGVPLLVMLLTVALAAAASLPESVQVLLTALVLVASFWLVRQRLSRLTRQPVLTLLRREVLDSPCSDNARSAAASPPGDR